Proteins from one Oscillatoria nigro-viridis PCC 7112 genomic window:
- a CDS encoding calcium-binding protein, translating into MTQVTNPTQPASSLPGGGGGGGFTVIGTTGDNRLSGSPGNDIILTFGGNDVVAGGSGNELIITGGGNDTIGAGDGNDTVFSGSGADVVAGGTGDDFIFAGKGDDLVDGGDGNDLISGDRGNDTVLGGSGNDTVFGGQGNDVVSGGDGNDSLFGGKDNDTVNGGAGNDFISGDRGSDVLTGGAGSDTFYFFSSGGDYGVDTITDFTPAEDKIRLKSGGVFAGLGTSFEASEFVVVSNFNEATPGTATTNKLVYDPTSGKLFFNGTNGVLTVAQLQPNLTITSNNFELF; encoded by the coding sequence ATGACACAGGTAACTAATCCAACACAACCAGCAAGTTCACTACCAGGTGGTGGTGGTGGCGGTGGCTTTACCGTTATCGGCACCACCGGCGACAACAGGTTGAGCGGCAGCCCCGGCAACGATATTATCCTGACTTTTGGGGGCAATGATGTCGTCGCTGGTGGCAGTGGCAACGAGCTGATTATTACCGGAGGCGGCAATGACACTATCGGCGCCGGTGATGGCAACGATACTGTCTTTTCAGGCAGCGGCGCCGATGTGGTCGCTGGCGGCACCGGCGATGACTTCATTTTTGCTGGTAAAGGTGATGACCTGGTAGACGGCGGCGATGGCAATGACTTAATTTCTGGCGACAGAGGCAACGACACCGTACTTGGTGGCTCTGGCAACGATACAGTCTTTGGCGGCCAAGGCAACGATGTTGTCAGCGGCGGGGACGGCAACGACAGCCTGTTCGGCGGTAAAGACAACGATACGGTCAATGGTGGCGCTGGCAATGACTTTATCTCTGGCGACAGAGGAAGTGATGTGCTGACGGGCGGTGCTGGCAGCGATACGTTCTACTTCTTCTCCAGCGGTGGCGATTATGGCGTAGACACGATCACAGACTTTACCCCAGCCGAAGATAAGATCCGCTTGAAATCGGGTGGTGTGTTCGCTGGTTTGGGCACCAGCTTCGAGGCCAGCGAGTTTGTCGTCGTTTCTAATTTCAACGAAGCTACTCCAGGAACAGCCACGACGAACAAGTTGGTCTACGACCCAACAAGCGGTAAGTTGTTCTTCAACGGCACCAACGGAGTGCTAACTGTTGCTCAGTTGCAGCCTAACCTGACGATTACCTCCAACAACTTCGAGTTGTTCTAA
- a CDS encoding transposase, whose protein sequence is MVVMDNLPVHHAEAVNFLMVSIGSQVKFLPRYSPDLSPI, encoded by the coding sequence ATTGTAGTTATGGATAATTTACCTGTTCATCATGCTGAAGCCGTCAATTTTTTGATGGTATCTATCGGGTCCCAAGTAAAATTCTTACCTCGATACTCGCCGGATTTATCTCCCATCTAG